One segment of Anaerolineae bacterium DNA contains the following:
- a CDS encoding SLC13 family permease gives MEHGVTAPVEKHKPFSGKWWKGAPGFQPGIILGLIIFFVTVAYVIPVPQSMVNLVQKDKVLGAKYKSGTTNFVDSFNSLMKKKGADRYTPEEVAWKLKLCVAMLFTIAFLWGTEAISLACTDILIGLVLYIWLILPINEISKAYMKDAVFFILGVLILAAAVGVTGLDRRIGNILLGKIKGLKGYCFIFFPVLAVIAGFLSEHALVALMCPILCMVYLAGEKAGCNKKELHALACCLFLGLCFAGNVGGSGSPAVGGRSAIMIGYFSTYGLPMDFLTWMMYGLPVVPPLALACAFWVYFAMARKTGPALKMDLGHIMKKGVEGMGPIRGKELTMAVLFGAQVVLWMVFSGKFGLGGTSMFIVFWILVTGLMTWEDVQKRVRFDVVALYAGACAMGVALNNTGAGVWLAQTFVGILPEYFHKGMGIVLAASLITTIITNFMSDGAAVGALGPVVLPMAAIGGVHLWKVGLACSFGSSYAHGMIVGTVNNAIAYGMAKHPETGEQLLTPFDFIKYGVPFVFISILILWVVCFFGYWQLLPWPAIAP, from the coding sequence ATGGAACATGGAGTAACAGCACCGGTAGAAAAGCACAAACCTTTTTCCGGGAAATGGTGGAAAGGGGCGCCCGGATTTCAGCCTGGTATCATACTGGGTTTAATCATCTTTTTTGTTACTGTGGCTTATGTGATACCCGTTCCGCAGAGCATGGTAAACCTCGTGCAGAAGGATAAAGTGCTGGGCGCCAAGTATAAGTCCGGAACAACCAACTTTGTTGATTCTTTCAACAGTCTTATGAAAAAAAAGGGCGCAGACAGATACACGCCGGAAGAGGTGGCCTGGAAGCTGAAGTTGTGCGTGGCCATGCTCTTTACCATCGCCTTTCTCTGGGGTACGGAGGCGATCTCCCTGGCATGTACGGATATCCTGATCGGTCTTGTTCTGTATATCTGGCTTATTCTGCCTATCAATGAGATATCAAAAGCCTACATGAAGGATGCGGTATTTTTTATCCTGGGCGTGCTTATCCTGGCCGCAGCAGTCGGGGTAACAGGGCTTGACAGGAGGATAGGTAATATTCTCCTGGGTAAGATAAAGGGGCTCAAGGGTTATTGTTTTATCTTTTTTCCTGTTTTAGCCGTAATTGCGGGCTTTCTTTCAGAACACGCGCTGGTTGCACTTATGTGTCCGATCCTGTGCATGGTATATCTGGCCGGGGAAAAAGCAGGCTGTAACAAGAAAGAGCTTCATGCCCTTGCCTGCTGCCTGTTTTTGGGGCTGTGTTTTGCCGGAAACGTGGGCGGATCAGGATCGCCTGCTGTTGGAGGCCGATCAGCTATAATGATCGGTTATTTCTCAACCTATGGCCTGCCCATGGATTTTCTCACATGGATGATGTACGGCCTGCCTGTGGTGCCGCCTCTTGCTCTTGCCTGCGCCTTCTGGGTATATTTTGCCATGGCCAGAAAGACCGGGCCTGCGCTTAAGATGGACCTGGGTCATATAATGAAAAAGGGTGTTGAGGGTATGGGGCCTATTAGAGGAAAAGAGCTTACCATGGCCGTTTTGTTTGGAGCACAGGTTGTTTTATGGATGGTTTTTAGCGGGAAGTTCGGCCTTGGCGGTACGAGCATGTTTATAGTCTTTTGGATCCTGGTCACAGGCCTGATGACATGGGAAGATGTTCAGAAGAGGGTGCGCTTTGATGTTGTAGCACTTTATGCCGGAGCGTGCGCCATGGGTGTTGCCCTGAATAATACAGGCGCGGGTGTGTGGCTGGCCCAGACATTTGTAGGAATACTGCCGGAGTATTTCCACAAAGGCATGGGTATTGTACTTGCCGCAAGTCTTATCACCACAATTATTACCAACTTCATGAGTGACGGCGCAGCAGTCGGCGCTCTGGGGCCTGTGGTTCTGCCTATGGCCGCTATCGGCGGTGTGCATCTGTGGAAGGTGGGACTTGCCTGTTCATTCGGGTCTTCTTATGCCCACGGCATGATCGTAGGTACTGTAAATAACGCTATAGCTTATGGTATGGCCAAACATCCGGAAACAGGCGAGCAGCTCCTCACCCCGTTTGACTTTATCAAGTACGGAGTGCCGTTTGTTTTCATATCCATACTTATCCTCTGGGTGGTATGCTTTTTCGGGTACTGGCAGCTCCTGCCGTGGCCTGCAATAGCACCATAA
- a CDS encoding response regulator, whose translation MKEFRVLVVDDEDDFRETFIKRLQKRELNVTGAESGEKALEILDKLLFDVVILDVKMPGMGGVKTLQEMKRIRPLMEVIMLTGHSTVETAIDGLKLGAFDYIMKPADFDELLEKMTQAYEKKKAHEMKIQESRIRELEGHPGRVFEQVKEK comes from the coding sequence ATGAAAGAGTTTAGGGTGTTGGTAGTTGATGATGAGGATGATTTTCGCGAAACATTTATAAAACGTCTTCAAAAGAGAGAACTTAATGTTACCGGTGCGGAAAGCGGGGAAAAGGCACTGGAGATTCTGGATAAACTACTTTTTGATGTGGTAATACTGGATGTTAAAATGCCGGGTATGGGCGGTGTGAAAACTCTTCAGGAAATGAAAAGAATAAGGCCGCTCATGGAGGTGATTATGCTCACCGGCCACTCAACCGTAGAAACGGCCATTGATGGACTGAAATTAGGCGCTTTTGATTACATAATGAAACCCGCAGATTTTGATGAGTTGCTGGAGAAGATGACACAGGCCTATGAAAAGAAAAAGGCCCATGAAATGAAAATTCAGGAAAGCAGGATCCGTGAGCTGGAAGGCCATCCCGGACGGGTCTTTGAACAGGTCAAGGAGAAATAG
- a CDS encoding CBS domain-containing protein: MTSSGERKVRDLMIPLEDYDSISSNKSVRDAFELMAKTGHHAILVLDENNEPIGQLSHRDALMAMVPKYTPTGRSDSWLTPESFKNYPVFHYDGEFSGQCKAQLKKTVKEVMSSFPVSIDESAPLSEAVHAMVTENIGRMPVVSGDKVLGMIRLIEIFDEMKKVVLAQ, encoded by the coding sequence ATGACAAGTAGTGGAGAAAGAAAAGTAAGGGATCTGATGATCCCGCTTGAAGATTACGATAGCATCTCATCGAATAAGTCTGTCAGGGATGCTTTTGAACTTATGGCTAAAACAGGGCATCACGCGATTCTGGTTCTGGACGAAAACAATGAGCCGATAGGACAACTGTCGCATAGAGACGCTCTGATGGCGATGGTACCTAAATATACCCCGACTGGGCGTAGCGATTCCTGGTTAACCCCTGAATCATTTAAAAACTATCCTGTCTTTCATTACGATGGTGAGTTCTCAGGACAATGTAAGGCACAATTGAAAAAAACAGTCAAAGAGGTTATGTCTTCATTTCCGGTTAGCATAGATGAAAGTGCCCCCCTGTCCGAGGCCGTTCACGCCATGGTGACCGAAAATATAGGCCGGATGCCGGTGGTGTCGGGCGACAAGGTCCTGGGGATGATCAGGCTCATAGAGATCTTTGATGAGATGAAAAAGGTTGTTTTGGCCCAATAA
- a CDS encoding response regulator produces the protein MAAQILVVDDELDMLALLAMIISEKTKHKVTTTNNPLEVPELIKTGDYNLLISDLKMPSMDGVGLIAEIRKIDKYIPIVIITAYGSVESAEEVIRKGAYGCITKPFRKEQILIAIDRALEWQQMKKELRRLKEKTVANTP, from the coding sequence ATGGCTGCACAAATTTTGGTTGTTGACGATGAACTTGATATGCTTGCGCTTCTTGCTATGATTATTTCGGAAAAGACCAAGCACAAAGTTACTACCACCAACAATCCCTTAGAGGTGCCTGAATTGATTAAAACAGGAGATTATAATCTACTGATTTCCGATCTCAAGATGCCAAGTATGGATGGTGTGGGACTCATCGCTGAGATTAGAAAGATAGATAAATATATCCCCATAGTCATCATCACTGCTTATGGCTCTGTTGAGTCGGCAGAAGAGGTTATACGTAAAGGCGCCTATGGTTGCATCACCAAGCCCTTTCGTAAGGAACAGATATTGATTGCTATTGATAGGGCATTAGAGTGGCAACAGATGAAAAAGGAGCTGCGCCGACTAAAAGAAAAAACAGTTGCCAATACTCCATAA
- a CDS encoding PEP/pyruvate-binding domain-containing protein → MRRLLSIFKKIKFKKVDIPKASPPDKMSFKERYDCFQKLLADNNSILETQADMEEKLSGDYIFDMHYVNSRCDILVEKVQSVIENLNSLSNGEYRGLYDAFEKINAVIKDTLIKKIEIPVTDFTIPFEDVTKDMVRSVGGKNANLGEIKNRLNLPVPEGFCISSHAFKRFMDYNELGDKINISSVGIDSLVELTRASKAAQNLVLNARVPADLEKSILDAALELKRKAGHRAGGFYASVRSSAIHEDAQFTFAGQYKTALNVAPENVVSAYVEIIASLFTSRAIFYCRSKGFHIENMVMAVGVVEMIDAKASGVVYSRDPTDEGKLGIIINGVWGLGKYVVDGIVKPHTYVVSRDIPMPILEKNQPAQPFMLICGLEEGAIDVRVPDYIRRMPCLTDEQVTTLAGYALVLEKHYGKPQDIEWALDLNDNLLILQARPLRIIAEKRSRPVPRSLPGHKILINKGQIACKGVGAGKVYFVTNDEELKSFPEGAVLVARHTSPRFVTAMNKAGAIIADVGSPIGHLAAIAREYGVPTILNTEIAMKTLKVGQEITVDAINGTIYEGRIEQLIEAGKSDNPFKDTAVFEMLRAVLQSIVPLNLICPEDEKFSPQYCETFHDITRFAHEMAMNEMFKLGEGAHRRKGGAVKLVVKLPLDVRVIDLGGGVEKASDNITVDNIACIPMKALLKGMMAIEWPGPPPVNVKGLLSVIASTTMQPNSERSLSEPSFAVISREYMNFSVRLGYHLQTIEAYAGERINDNYIRFLFKGGGASHDRRARRTRLIKEILEKIDFHVDRTGDVLDGRVTNYDRTSIEKKLGVMARLTAFTKQLDMTLFNDAVVDWYIKEFIKKHYNEKTKPDA, encoded by the coding sequence GTGCGTAGGTTATTAAGCATATTCAAAAAGATCAAGTTTAAAAAAGTCGACATTCCCAAAGCATCTCCTCCTGATAAAATGTCATTCAAAGAGAGATACGATTGCTTTCAGAAACTCCTCGCCGATAACAACTCCATCTTGGAGACACAGGCAGATATGGAAGAAAAACTCTCAGGGGATTATATCTTTGACATGCATTATGTTAATTCCAGGTGTGATATCCTGGTAGAAAAAGTTCAGAGTGTCATAGAAAATCTCAATAGCCTCTCAAACGGAGAATATCGTGGTCTCTATGATGCATTTGAAAAAATTAACGCTGTAATCAAAGATACCCTTATCAAAAAGATCGAGATTCCGGTAACGGATTTCACTATACCTTTTGAAGATGTAACAAAAGATATGGTACGCAGTGTAGGTGGCAAGAACGCCAATTTAGGGGAAATCAAAAACAGGCTTAATCTCCCGGTCCCTGAGGGCTTTTGTATAAGCTCCCATGCCTTCAAGAGATTTATGGATTATAATGAGTTGGGAGATAAGATTAATATTTCTTCGGTAGGTATAGATAGTTTGGTAGAGCTCACCAGGGCAAGCAAGGCTGCGCAAAACCTGGTTCTGAATGCCAGAGTCCCAGCTGATTTAGAAAAAAGCATATTAGATGCAGCTTTGGAACTAAAGAGAAAGGCGGGGCACAGGGCCGGCGGATTCTATGCATCCGTCAGGAGCAGCGCCATCCATGAGGATGCCCAATTTACCTTTGCAGGGCAGTACAAGACCGCTCTTAACGTTGCGCCGGAGAACGTAGTCTCAGCATATGTTGAGATTATCGCCAGCCTGTTTACCTCAAGGGCTATATTCTATTGTAGAAGTAAAGGCTTCCACATAGAAAATATGGTTATGGCCGTTGGAGTGGTTGAAATGATTGATGCCAAGGCAAGCGGGGTTGTGTACTCGCGTGATCCCACGGATGAAGGCAAGCTGGGGATCATAATCAATGGGGTTTGGGGCCTGGGGAAATATGTTGTTGATGGTATAGTAAAACCACATACTTATGTAGTCTCAAGGGATATTCCCATGCCCATTTTGGAAAAAAACCAACCCGCGCAGCCGTTTATGCTCATATGCGGCCTTGAAGAGGGCGCAATAGATGTCAGGGTGCCGGATTATATAAGACGAATGCCGTGTCTGACCGATGAACAAGTAACCACCCTTGCCGGATATGCCCTGGTACTTGAGAAACACTATGGGAAGCCACAGGATATAGAGTGGGCGCTTGATTTGAATGATAACCTTCTGATTTTGCAGGCAAGACCACTTCGGATTATAGCTGAAAAACGGAGCAGGCCTGTTCCCAGATCTTTACCGGGCCATAAGATTTTGATCAATAAGGGGCAAATTGCCTGCAAGGGTGTCGGCGCCGGAAAGGTATATTTTGTCACCAACGATGAAGAATTAAAGAGCTTCCCGGAAGGGGCTGTTCTCGTAGCCAGACACACCTCTCCAAGATTTGTGACTGCCATGAATAAGGCCGGCGCTATTATTGCGGATGTAGGAAGCCCTATAGGCCATCTGGCAGCAATTGCCAGAGAGTATGGTGTGCCCACCATTCTTAATACCGAGATAGCCATGAAGACCTTGAAAGTCGGCCAGGAAATCACCGTTGATGCGATTAATGGAACTATTTATGAGGGGCGTATAGAGCAACTTATTGAGGCGGGAAAAAGCGATAACCCTTTTAAGGATACCGCTGTTTTTGAGATGTTAAGAGCTGTTTTGCAGAGCATAGTCCCTCTGAACCTTATCTGTCCTGAGGATGAGAAGTTTAGTCCACAATATTGTGAAACCTTTCATGACATAACCCGGTTTGCCCATGAAATGGCGATGAATGAGATGTTCAAGCTCGGTGAAGGTGCACATCGAAGAAAGGGCGGGGCAGTGAAACTGGTAGTCAAGCTTCCCCTTGATGTGCGTGTGATAGACCTGGGCGGTGGTGTGGAAAAGGCTTCAGACAATATTACAGTCGATAATATTGCCTGCATCCCCATGAAGGCTCTCCTAAAAGGGATGATGGCCATAGAATGGCCGGGCCCCCCACCTGTAAATGTAAAAGGCCTGCTCAGTGTAATTGCCAGTACCACTATGCAACCCAACTCCGAAAGGTCATTGTCGGAGCCCAGCTTTGCTGTAATATCCAGGGAATACATGAACTTCAGTGTCAGGCTCGGTTATCACCTGCAGACCATCGAGGCGTATGCAGGTGAACGCATCAATGATAACTATATCCGTTTCTTGTTTAAAGGTGGCGGGGCATCCCATGACAGACGTGCCAGAAGGACTCGGCTCATAAAGGAGATTTTAGAAAAGATAGACTTTCACGTTGATAGGACCGGCGATGTACTGGATGGCAGGGTAACCAATTATGACAGAACCAGTATTGAGAAAAAACTGGGTGTAATGGCCAGGTTGACCGCATTCACCAAACAATTGGATATGACTCTATTTAATGATGCTGTTGTAGACTGGTATATCAAGGAATTCATCAAGAAACATTATAACGAGAAAACCAAACCGGACGCCTAA
- a CDS encoding CBS domain-containing protein, with the protein MMSEIKKLKNFVVSITDYPHMPYWATLEEAIVLLNFSYETGHDTILVFDESYRLIGVLDQKKILRDIHPGFSKLSPEKVYDEWEKLISTHKLDQFKKPIKDFITPFNIIVDIEDHVLKAAHLMLKHDIDLLPVKESKNVVGVVKMHDIFHEIAAFILKF; encoded by the coding sequence ATGATGTCTGAAATTAAAAAACTAAAAAATTTTGTAGTTTCCATCACAGATTACCCACATATGCCGTATTGGGCCACCCTGGAAGAGGCTATTGTTCTGCTGAATTTTTCTTATGAGACAGGCCATGACACTATTTTGGTTTTTGATGAGTCTTATAGACTCATTGGTGTTTTAGACCAGAAAAAAATTTTGAGAGATATCCATCCGGGGTTCTCAAAACTTTCTCCGGAAAAAGTTTATGATGAATGGGAAAAGCTTATATCAACCCATAAGCTTGATCAGTTTAAAAAACCGATAAAGGATTTTATTACTCCATTTAACATCATTGTAGATATCGAAGATCATGTCCTGAAAGCAGCCCATCTCATGCTTAAACACGATATAGATCTGCTGCCGGTTAAGGAGTCGAAAAATGTGGTAGGGGTAGTGAAAATGCATGATATATTTCATGAGATTGCAGCGTTTATTCTCAAGTTTTGA